In Blastococcus saxobsidens DD2, the genomic stretch TGGTCCCCGCTGACGATGACTCCCCCGGGGTCTTCGTCGCGCTCTACGACCTGACCGGGGCCGACGAACGCGCCCTGGACGCGTGGGAGGGCGCCGACTCCGGTCTCTACCGGCGGGTGCACCTGCGCGTGCACATCACTGCTCCGCAGGGGGGCCGGTCGCGAGCGACTGCCCTGCTCGGTGGCGACGTCGTCGCCTACGTCTACGCGCTCGACGCCTTCGAGGGCGGGCTCCCCTCGGCCCGGCACCTCGGCGCGATCGCCGACGGTGCGGAGGCGGCCGGTGCGCCGGACGACTACGTGCGCGAGTTACGGTCCCGCGAATGCCGGTCTGCCGGTCTGTAGCGGCTCGAGACCCCCGGGAGACCAGTGCCGATGAGCGATGAGACGAACGCCGGGCGGACGGTGATCACGTTCGGCACGTTCGACGTCTTCCACATCGGGCACCTCGCCATCCTGGAGCGGGCCGCCCATCTGGGCACCCGGCTGGTGGTGGGTGTCTCCTCCGACGAGCTGAACATCGCCAAGAAGGGGCGGCCCACCGTGTACCCCTACTTCGCCCGCGCGGCGATCGTCGGGGCGCTCCGCTGCGTCGACGAGGTGTTCTCCGAGGAGTCCCTGGAGCTCAAGCGCTCCTACG encodes the following:
- a CDS encoding gamma-glutamylcyclotransferase → MGLYAAYGSNMDPAQMLRRCPSSPHTGTGWIRGWRLTFGGEELGWEGALATLVPADDDSPGVFVALYDLTGADERALDAWEGADSGLYRRVHLRVHITAPQGGRSRATALLGGDVVAYVYALDAFEGGLPSARHLGAIADGAEAAGAPDDYVRELRSRECRSAGL
- a CDS encoding adenylyltransferase/cytidyltransferase family protein, yielding MSDETNAGRTVITFGTFDVFHIGHLAILERAAHLGTRLVVGVSSDELNIAKKGRPTVYPYFARAAIVGALRCVDEVFSEESLELKRSYVEKYGADVLVMGHDWTGRFDQLRDLCEVVYLPRTPSISTTATIERIQLLPPAAGAAG